A window from Mesorhizobium sp. WSM2240 encodes these proteins:
- a CDS encoding sarcosine oxidase subunit alpha family protein, which translates to MNLPAKRLPVGGRIDRSRPVQFSFDGKMLHGFSGDTLASALLANDVAVVGRSFKYHRPRGILSAGPEEPNALVTLGSGGRREPNLPATMLELADGMTAESQNRWPSLAFDIQSVNGLFSPFLTAGFYYKTFMGPTRRAWMFYEHLIRRAAGLGRAGLDPDPNRYEVRRAFCDVAVIGGGPAGLSAARAAAHAGARVALIEQDFLYGGQLLSERPDGGAASWLRTVETELRAFDMVSLMERTTAFGVYDGGVLGLVQRCGDPGAAESGEPRQVFTMLRARSIIFATGAIERPLVFPDNDRPGVMLASAARAFLNRFAVLTGKRVVVATANDSAWRTAFDLAVAGAEVTAADLREAPPAYLLAEAARLGVTVRTGTHIAGIRGAHRVKAVRLAEPKMQTDVPCDLVCMSGGWSPTTHLTSHLGAKPAYSDDIDGFIPGALPAGQFVAGAIAGQYSTAAAVEVGHRAGIEAASFCGRSGPTRSPARLDLRDMVSTPFRDVLPPRRGKAFVDFQMDVTSGDIALAHREGYESVEHLKRYTTLGMGTDQGKTSNFPGLAAMALLRGATIAETGATTFRPPFTPVAIGALAGRAVGHHFKPFRRTPMHDWHKANSAEMLEVGLWMRPWFYRNSGRDVNEAYVAEMGMVREAAGLMDISTLGKIDVQGPDAAVFLDRVYANGFAKLPVGRARYGVMLRDDGIVHDDGTTTRLSEHRFFMTTSTAKAADVLSRLEFLLDTAWPDLRVSVTSVSDEWAAMSVAGPKSREILAAAFPGLDVSKDALPHMGLLEGGWEGKPLRILRLSYSGERAYEIYVGASAGEQLWTRLLDVGEPFGVKPYGVEALGALRVEKGHVAGPEIDGRTTLDDLGLGRMAGKRTGFVGAVMRRRPAFEAADRQRLVGLECIEDGKRLRGGAILFKPGETVAGHGHGRVTSVTYSPTLGKYVGLGLLAGSAAVEGTEVLAAYPMKSELVRARIVSPAFLDPEGMRLRD; encoded by the coding sequence ATGAACCTTCCAGCCAAGCGCCTCCCGGTCGGCGGCCGTATCGATCGTTCGCGGCCCGTCCAGTTCAGCTTCGACGGGAAAATGCTGCACGGCTTCAGCGGCGACACGCTTGCGTCGGCGCTGCTTGCGAACGATGTCGCCGTGGTTGGCCGTAGCTTCAAATACCACCGGCCGCGCGGCATTCTCTCGGCCGGCCCCGAGGAGCCGAATGCGCTGGTCACGCTCGGAAGCGGCGGCCGACGCGAACCCAACCTGCCTGCCACCATGCTGGAACTGGCCGACGGCATGACCGCCGAGAGCCAGAATCGCTGGCCGTCTCTCGCCTTCGACATCCAGAGCGTCAACGGACTGTTTTCGCCGTTCCTTACGGCTGGCTTCTACTACAAGACCTTCATGGGCCCGACGCGGCGCGCCTGGATGTTCTACGAGCATCTCATCCGCAGGGCCGCAGGCCTCGGCCGCGCTGGCCTTGATCCCGATCCCAACCGCTATGAGGTCCGCCGCGCCTTCTGCGACGTAGCCGTCATCGGCGGAGGCCCGGCGGGCCTGTCGGCGGCCCGCGCGGCCGCGCACGCCGGCGCGCGTGTCGCACTTATCGAGCAGGATTTCTTGTACGGCGGTCAGCTGCTTTCGGAGCGGCCCGACGGCGGCGCGGCCTCATGGCTGAGGACTGTCGAGACCGAGTTGCGCGCGTTCGACATGGTCTCTTTGATGGAGCGCACCACCGCCTTCGGCGTCTATGACGGCGGCGTTCTCGGCCTCGTTCAGCGGTGCGGCGACCCCGGTGCGGCCGAATCCGGCGAACCGCGTCAGGTCTTCACCATGCTGCGCGCACGGTCGATCATCTTTGCCACCGGCGCAATCGAGCGGCCCCTGGTGTTCCCCGACAACGACCGTCCGGGCGTCATGCTCGCCTCCGCCGCCCGCGCCTTCCTCAACCGCTTCGCCGTCCTGACCGGGAAACGCGTGGTCGTGGCAACCGCCAACGACAGCGCCTGGCGCACGGCGTTCGACCTTGCCGTAGCGGGTGCGGAGGTGACAGCAGCGGATTTGCGCGAGGCGCCCCCAGCATACCTTCTCGCCGAGGCTGCGCGGCTCGGCGTGACGGTGCGAACCGGCACGCACATAGCCGGCATTCGTGGCGCCCATCGGGTCAAGGCGGTCAGGCTGGCCGAGCCGAAAATGCAAACCGATGTCCCATGCGACCTTGTCTGCATGTCTGGCGGGTGGTCGCCTACGACGCACCTGACCTCGCATCTCGGCGCCAAGCCCGCCTACAGCGACGACATCGACGGCTTCATTCCGGGCGCGCTGCCGGCTGGCCAATTCGTGGCGGGCGCGATTGCGGGGCAGTACTCCACGGCGGCGGCGGTCGAGGTCGGCCACCGCGCCGGCATCGAAGCTGCATCCTTCTGCGGCAGGTCCGGGCCGACGCGCTCGCCCGCGAGGCTCGACCTTCGCGATATGGTTTCCACGCCGTTCCGCGATGTCCTCCCTCCTCGACGCGGCAAGGCCTTCGTCGATTTCCAGATGGACGTGACCAGCGGCGACATCGCCCTCGCCCATCGCGAGGGATACGAATCCGTCGAACACCTGAAACGCTACACCACGCTCGGCATGGGAACCGATCAGGGCAAGACCAGCAATTTCCCGGGGCTTGCCGCGATGGCCTTGCTGCGCGGCGCAACGATTGCCGAGACCGGCGCCACAACCTTCCGCCCGCCCTTCACGCCGGTCGCCATTGGCGCGCTGGCCGGTCGCGCGGTCGGCCATCATTTCAAGCCGTTCCGCCGCACGCCGATGCATGATTGGCACAAGGCCAACAGCGCGGAGATGCTGGAGGTCGGGCTGTGGATGCGGCCCTGGTTCTACCGCAATTCCGGCCGGGACGTGAACGAAGCCTATGTCGCCGAAATGGGGATGGTGCGCGAAGCGGCGGGGCTGATGGACATCTCGACGCTCGGCAAGATCGACGTTCAGGGTCCGGACGCGGCGGTTTTCCTCGACCGCGTCTACGCCAATGGCTTCGCGAAGCTGCCGGTCGGCCGCGCGCGCTATGGCGTGATGCTGCGCGACGACGGCATCGTCCACGACGACGGCACCACGACGCGGCTATCGGAACACCGGTTCTTCATGACCACGTCGACCGCCAAGGCGGCCGACGTCCTGTCCAGGCTCGAATTCCTGCTCGACACCGCCTGGCCGGATCTGCGCGTCTCGGTCACCTCCGTCAGCGATGAGTGGGCGGCCATGTCGGTTGCCGGTCCGAAGAGCCGCGAAATTCTCGCGGCCGCCTTTCCCGGCCTCGATGTGTCGAAGGACGCGCTGCCGCATATGGGCCTGCTGGAGGGCGGCTGGGAAGGAAAGCCGCTGCGGATTCTCCGTCTCTCCTATTCCGGCGAGCGCGCCTACGAGATCTATGTCGGCGCGAGCGCCGGCGAACAGCTATGGACCCGCCTGCTTGATGTGGGAGAGCCGTTCGGCGTCAAGCCTTACGGCGTCGAAGCGCTGGGCGCGCTGCGCGTCGAAAAGGGCCACGTCGCCGGCCCTGAAATCGACGGGCGGACCACGCTCGACGATCTCGGGCTGGGTAGAATGGCCGGAAAGCGCACCGGCTTTGTCGGCGCCGTGATGCGCCGACGTCCCGCATTCGAGGCCGCCGACCGTCAGCGTCTGGTCGGGCTGGAATGCATCGAGGACGGCAAGCGCCTGCGCGGCGGCGCAATCCTGTTCAAGCCGGGGGAAACGGTAGCCGGCCACGGCCACGGCCGGGTTACCTCGGTGACCTACAGTCCTACCTTGGGAAAGTATGTGGGCCTGGGGCTATTGGCGGGGAGTGCCGCGGTCGAAGGAACCGAGGTGCTTGCTGCCTATCCCATGAAGAGTGAACTGGTGCGGGCGCGCATCGTCTCGCCCGCGTTCCTCGATCCGGAAGGAATGCGTCTCCGTGACTGA
- a CDS encoding sarcosine oxidase subunit delta encodes MLRIECPCCGPRDHDEFRYGGDASVIRPVHDDPDPEAWYRYVYVRKNPAGLHREFWQHVMGCRQWLVVERDTRSHAIASVSFARKSPA; translated from the coding sequence ATGCTGCGCATCGAATGCCCTTGCTGCGGCCCGCGCGATCACGACGAGTTCCGCTATGGCGGCGACGCGTCAGTGATTCGACCGGTCCATGACGATCCCGACCCGGAAGCCTGGTACCGCTACGTCTATGTGCGGAAGAACCCGGCGGGCCTGCACCGCGAATTCTGGCAACATGTAATGGGCTGCAGACAATGGCTGGTGGTCGAGCGCGATACGCGGAGCCACGCCATCGCTTCCGTAAGTTTCGCCAGGAAATCGCCCGCATGA
- a CDS encoding Xaa-Pro peptidase family protein: MDRNPFSEAEIHGRLSRVRTELARRRLDAAVFASPESVFYLTGLDHWGYFAPHLLIVPVDKKPVLITRSMEKVTIEKQVKAAEFRGHSDSETAADLAARVIAELGLTGKRIGLEYWTSGLSHGLAVKLQAQAEAEWSDVSGLVDRMRLVKSAEEQTLMRRAAKVTDAAAGAAIEAISDGASEQEVAAQCVAAMVRAGGHAPGFGPFIRPAARLGEEHTTWGDGIYRKGEPVFVELSGCLSRYHAPLGRLVRIGYISDEDAAIADLTAKAFDAVVKALRPGVRAREVYAAWQGVVDEAGLSHYRRHHCGYLVGIGQPPSWTGGNSVTGLRHDSDLEIETGMSFHILSWLMGTGRGDDFISNCVLLTDTGAEVLTRTPVGPIIR, from the coding sequence ATGGACCGCAATCCCTTTTCCGAGGCCGAGATCCACGGCCGCCTCTCGAGAGTCCGGACGGAGCTGGCGCGGCGCAGGCTCGACGCCGCCGTCTTCGCCTCGCCCGAAAGCGTCTTCTATCTCACCGGTCTCGACCACTGGGGTTATTTCGCCCCGCATCTGCTGATCGTCCCTGTCGATAAGAAGCCCGTCCTGATCACCCGCTCGATGGAGAAGGTAACGATCGAAAAACAAGTGAAGGCGGCTGAGTTTCGCGGGCACTCCGACAGCGAAACGGCGGCCGACCTCGCCGCGCGCGTGATCGCCGAACTGGGCCTGACGGGCAAGCGCATCGGCCTGGAATACTGGACTTCCGGGCTCAGCCACGGCCTTGCCGTCAAACTGCAGGCACAGGCCGAAGCCGAGTGGAGCGACGTTTCCGGACTTGTCGACCGCATGCGGCTGGTGAAGAGCGCCGAGGAGCAGACACTGATGCGCCGCGCCGCGAAGGTGACGGATGCGGCTGCGGGAGCCGCGATTGAGGCCATTTCCGACGGCGCATCCGAGCAGGAGGTCGCCGCCCAATGCGTGGCTGCGATGGTTCGCGCAGGCGGCCATGCGCCGGGCTTCGGCCCGTTCATCCGCCCGGCCGCGCGGCTCGGCGAGGAACACACGACTTGGGGCGACGGGATTTACCGCAAGGGCGAGCCGGTCTTCGTCGAACTGTCCGGCTGCCTCTCGAGGTACCACGCGCCGCTCGGTCGGCTCGTCCGCATCGGCTACATCAGCGACGAAGACGCGGCCATCGCCGATTTGACCGCCAAGGCCTTCGACGCCGTGGTGAAGGCGCTGCGGCCGGGCGTCAGGGCGCGCGAGGTCTACGCAGCCTGGCAAGGCGTGGTCGACGAAGCCGGCCTTTCGCACTACCGCCGCCACCATTGCGGCTATCTCGTCGGCATCGGCCAGCCGCCGTCCTGGACCGGTGGCAATTCGGTCACCGGATTGCGGCACGATTCCGATCTCGAGATCGAGACCGGCATGAGCTTCCATATACTGTCATGGCTGATGGGCACGGGCCGCGGCGACGATTTCATTTCGAATTGCGTGCTCTTGACCGACACGGGGGCCGAAGTGCTGACCCGCACGCCTGTCGGCCCGATCATCCGCTAG
- a CDS encoding M24 family metallopeptidase encodes MGGFGRFTEAEYARRLADVKARMVEAGFDLIVCQDPANMCWLTGYDGWSFYVPQCVLVHLEEDRPIWFGRAQDAKSARMTTGLPERNIVPFSERLVQQPVEHPYDELADLIRTRGWGKAHIGVEMDAHYYTARCHAHLVRGLPEARFANNHDLVNWARLIKSDAELALIREAGVICSHAMNRAIGKMRPGVPQNHVVAEIYHAQIMGLPGAGGDYAAICPLMPVGEGTSTPHLTWSDEPLPDSGLAILEIAGVRRRYHAALTRTVHFGNPPSRLTDMAKTIVEGVDAGLELARPGNTCEQVEAAWQAVLRRNGLKKESRVGYPVGLAYPPDWGERTASLRPGDKSELQPGMCFHFMAGVWLNDFGVAISESFVVTERGGERLCDVARELIVID; translated from the coding sequence TTGGGGGGCTTCGGAAGGTTCACGGAAGCGGAATATGCGCGGCGCCTCGCCGACGTGAAGGCGCGCATGGTCGAGGCCGGCTTCGACCTCATCGTCTGCCAGGATCCCGCCAACATGTGCTGGCTCACCGGTTATGACGGATGGTCGTTCTATGTCCCGCAATGCGTTCTGGTGCATCTCGAAGAGGATCGGCCTATCTGGTTCGGCCGGGCGCAGGACGCGAAAAGCGCGCGCATGACCACCGGTCTGCCCGAGCGCAACATCGTCCCCTTCTCGGAGCGTCTGGTGCAGCAGCCGGTCGAGCATCCCTATGACGAATTGGCCGACCTGATCCGGACGCGCGGCTGGGGTAAAGCACACATCGGCGTGGAGATGGACGCGCACTATTACACCGCACGCTGCCATGCCCATCTCGTTCGGGGGCTGCCCGAGGCACGCTTCGCCAACAACCATGATTTGGTGAACTGGGCGCGGCTGATCAAATCCGACGCCGAGCTGGCTCTGATCCGCGAGGCCGGCGTTATCTGCAGCCATGCCATGAACCGCGCCATCGGCAAGATGCGGCCCGGCGTGCCGCAGAACCACGTCGTCGCCGAGATCTACCACGCCCAGATCATGGGCTTGCCTGGCGCCGGCGGCGACTACGCCGCTATCTGCCCGCTGATGCCGGTCGGCGAAGGCACGAGCACGCCGCATTTGACCTGGTCGGACGAGCCGCTGCCGGACAGCGGCCTCGCCATACTGGAAATCGCCGGCGTGCGGCGTCGCTATCACGCCGCTCTGACGAGGACGGTCCATTTCGGCAACCCGCCGTCCCGGCTCACCGACATGGCCAAGACCATCGTGGAAGGCGTCGATGCCGGCCTTGAACTGGCGCGGCCGGGCAACACGTGCGAGCAGGTCGAGGCTGCATGGCAGGCCGTTCTGCGAAGGAACGGGTTGAAGAAGGAGAGCCGCGTCGGCTATCCGGTGGGGCTCGCCTATCCGCCGGACTGGGGCGAACGCACCGCGAGCCTGAGGCCAGGCGACAAGTCCGAGCTGCAGCCCGGCATGTGCTTCCATTTCATGGCCGGCGTCTGGCTCAACGATTTCGGCGTCGCCATTTCCGAATCCTTCGTCGTCACGGAACGAGGCGGCGAACGCCTGTGCGACGTGGCGCGCGAACTCATCGTGATCGACTGA
- the ehuC gene encoding ectoine/hydroxyectoine ABC transporter permease subunit EhuC, which yields MGIKTLVAMLAASLAVIGLLATQEEYSLFLPGLLQGAVLTVEIAILGCLLAIVMGVIAAIARMYGPAPLRWLATIYVEIFRGTSALVQLFWLFFVLPQFGVTMDAFVVAVLALGLNVGAYGSEVVRGAILAVARGQWEAGTALNMTRPQMLRRIILPQAFVAMIPPWGNLFIELLKSTALVSLITLSDLAFKAQQMNQNTFKTIPIFTLVILMYLVMSLVLTIGMRLLERRASLGLARGRAA from the coding sequence ATGGGGATCAAGACACTCGTAGCCATGCTGGCGGCTTCGCTGGCGGTCATCGGCCTGCTGGCCACACAGGAAGAGTACAGTCTGTTCCTGCCCGGGCTGCTTCAAGGCGCGGTGCTGACGGTTGAGATAGCCATCCTCGGCTGCCTGCTCGCTATCGTCATGGGCGTGATCGCGGCGATCGCACGCATGTACGGCCCGGCGCCGCTGCGCTGGCTGGCGACAATTTATGTAGAGATCTTCCGCGGCACGTCGGCACTCGTCCAGCTGTTCTGGCTGTTTTTCGTCCTGCCGCAATTCGGCGTCACGATGGATGCATTCGTGGTCGCCGTGCTGGCGCTCGGCCTGAACGTCGGCGCCTATGGATCGGAGGTCGTGCGCGGCGCGATCCTGGCGGTGGCGCGCGGCCAATGGGAGGCGGGTACGGCCCTCAACATGACGCGCCCGCAGATGCTGCGCAGGATCATCCTGCCGCAGGCCTTCGTCGCGATGATACCGCCCTGGGGCAATCTTTTCATCGAACTTCTGAAATCGACGGCGCTGGTCTCGCTCATCACGCTTTCCGATCTCGCCTTCAAGGCGCAGCAGATGAACCAGAACACGTTCAAGACCATTCCCATTTTCACGCTTGTCATACTGATGTATCTCGTCATGTCGCTCGTGCTGACCATCGGCATGCGGCTCCTGGAGCGGCGGGCATCGCTGGGCCTGGCCCGGGGGAGGGCGGCATGA
- the ehuD gene encoding ectoine/hydroxyectoine ABC transporter permease subunit EhuD yields the protein MIWDWTFAFEIMPVLAGAAVVTIQATLLGFAIAALLGLVLAVVRIAVPWTGWTISVLVELIRSTPLLIQIFFLYFVFPKFGVVLDAFTAGVLAIGIHYAAYCSEVYRAGFDNIPRGQWEASIALNLSSWTTFRDIIIPQAIPPIVPALGNYLVALFKETPLLSAIAVLELMQTAKIIGSETFRYTEPITLVGLFFLVMSLVSSALIRILEGVLKWRIAT from the coding sequence ATGATCTGGGATTGGACCTTCGCCTTCGAAATCATGCCGGTGCTCGCCGGCGCGGCGGTCGTCACCATCCAGGCGACGCTGCTCGGCTTCGCCATTGCCGCGTTGCTCGGCCTGGTGCTGGCGGTGGTGCGCATCGCTGTGCCTTGGACAGGCTGGACGATTTCCGTGCTCGTCGAGCTGATCCGCTCGACGCCGCTGCTCATCCAGATATTCTTCCTGTATTTCGTATTCCCGAAATTCGGGGTCGTGCTCGACGCCTTCACCGCCGGCGTGCTCGCCATCGGCATCCACTACGCCGCTTATTGCTCTGAGGTCTACCGCGCCGGCTTCGACAACATCCCTCGCGGCCAGTGGGAAGCCTCGATCGCGCTCAACCTGTCGTCGTGGACGACTTTCCGCGACATCATCATCCCCCAGGCCATTCCGCCGATCGTGCCGGCGCTCGGCAATTATCTGGTCGCGCTGTTCAAGGAGACGCCGCTGCTATCGGCGATCGCGGTGCTCGAATTGATGCAGACCGCCAAGATCATCGGCTCCGAGACGTTCCGCTACACCGAACCGATCACGCTGGTCGGTCTGTTCTTCCTCGTCATGAGCCTGGTCTCGTCCGCGCTCATCCGTATTCTCGAAGGCGTGCTCAAATGGAGGATCGCAACATGA
- the ehuA gene encoding ectoine/hydroxyectoine ABC transporter ATP-binding protein EhuA has translation MSEQPMVRFENVSKRYGALTVLDGLDLDIQRGEKVSIIGPSGSGKTTVLRMLMTLETINDGVIWVEGEPLTHMRKNGKLVPADLAHIRKIRAKIGMVFQSFNLFPHMTAIANCIEAPMTVLGMKRAEAEARAADLLEMVGLGQKKDHYPSQLSGGQQQRVAIARALAMRPKIMLFDEVTSALDPELVGEVLQVIRQIGREHDLTMLMVTHQMGFAKEFSDRVCFFYQGKICEQGPPNELFGAPKNERTRQFLHAVLEAG, from the coding sequence ATGAGCGAACAACCGATGGTCCGCTTCGAGAACGTCTCGAAGCGCTACGGCGCCCTGACCGTCCTCGACGGGCTCGACCTCGACATCCAGCGCGGCGAGAAGGTTTCCATCATCGGGCCCTCGGGCTCGGGCAAGACCACGGTCCTGCGCATGCTGATGACGCTGGAGACCATCAATGACGGCGTGATCTGGGTCGAGGGCGAGCCGCTGACGCATATGCGGAAGAACGGAAAGCTCGTGCCCGCCGACCTAGCGCATATCCGCAAGATCCGCGCCAAGATCGGCATGGTGTTCCAGTCGTTCAACCTGTTTCCGCATATGACGGCGATCGCCAACTGCATCGAGGCGCCGATGACGGTTCTCGGCATGAAGCGGGCCGAGGCGGAGGCACGCGCAGCCGACCTGCTCGAAATGGTGGGGCTGGGGCAGAAGAAGGACCACTATCCCTCACAACTCTCCGGTGGTCAGCAGCAGCGCGTGGCGATTGCCCGCGCGCTTGCCATGCGGCCCAAGATCATGCTGTTCGACGAGGTGACCTCGGCGCTCGACCCAGAGCTTGTCGGTGAAGTGCTGCAGGTGATAAGGCAGATCGGCCGCGAGCACGACCTGACCATGCTGATGGTCACCCACCAGATGGGCTTCGCCAAGGAGTTTTCGGATCGGGTCTGCTTTTTCTACCAGGGCAAGATCTGCGAGCAGGGGCCACCGAACGAACTGTTCGGTGCGCCGAAGAACGAACGGACGCGGCAGTTCCTGCACGCCGTCCTGGAGGCTGGATGA
- a CDS encoding sarcosine oxidase subunit gamma family protein → MTEVPAFILSVADSSIVQFEAWDGRSQQLEAVLSGTLGIALPGTVGETVRHQNLRAIKVAPRRFWLLYDAPGGEPVAVDPDLGSVVDLGEGRTRLRLSGPSLPDVLAKCIAVDWQSPAAAPGRAIQTSLHGVPVLFLRTGEAECELLVPRSFSRSIADWLGDSAGES, encoded by the coding sequence GTGACTGAAGTCCCTGCTTTTATTCTGTCGGTTGCGGACTCCTCGATCGTCCAGTTCGAGGCGTGGGACGGCAGATCGCAACAACTCGAAGCTGTTCTGTCGGGGACGTTGGGGATAGCACTCCCGGGTACGGTCGGCGAAACGGTCCGCCATCAAAACCTGCGGGCGATCAAGGTCGCTCCGCGCCGATTCTGGCTGCTCTATGACGCTCCCGGCGGGGAACCCGTTGCAGTGGATCCGGATCTTGGTTCGGTGGTCGACCTAGGCGAAGGTCGCACACGGCTTCGGCTGTCTGGTCCTAGCCTGCCCGACGTTCTTGCCAAATGTATAGCCGTCGACTGGCAGTCGCCGGCCGCCGCACCCGGCAGAGCGATCCAGACATCGCTCCATGGCGTTCCGGTTCTTTTCCTCCGTACGGGCGAAGCCGAATGTGAGCTCCTCGTCCCGCGAAGCTTTTCCCGAAGCATCGCGGACTGGCTCGGCGACAGCGCCGGGGAGAGTTGA
- a CDS encoding sarcosine oxidase subunit beta family protein translates to MARYSAFSILRNALSGQRYWQRAWRAAEPKPAYDVVVIGGGGHGLATAFHLAENHGIRNVAVLEKGYVGGGNVGRNTTVIRSNYLLDGNTQFYEFSMKLWEGMSQALNFNVMFSQRGQLVTAHSADQLDSFSHRANIMRLNGIDADILDRDDVRRLTPYLDFSDTARFPIHGAIFQGRAGTARHDAVAWGYARAADAHGVDIIQNCEVTGFVRDGEKIVGVETTTGRIGAGKVGLAVAGHTSVLGAKAGLELPIESHVLQAFVTEPLKPLVDHVVAYGADHFYVSQSDKGGLVFGGNLDGYNSYAQRGNLGVVREAAEAAIALMPCISRVRLLRHWGGVMDMTPDASPIICPTPVEGLYLNGGWCYGGFKATPASGWCFAHTLATGEPHPLIAAYGLDRFRTGHTLDEAGAGPSAWLQ, encoded by the coding sequence ATGGCGCGCTATTCAGCCTTTTCCATTCTTCGCAACGCGCTGTCCGGCCAACGGTACTGGCAGCGCGCCTGGCGGGCGGCGGAGCCGAAGCCTGCTTATGATGTTGTTGTAATCGGCGGCGGCGGGCATGGCCTCGCCACCGCTTTCCACCTCGCCGAGAACCACGGCATACGCAACGTGGCCGTGCTGGAGAAGGGCTATGTCGGCGGCGGCAATGTCGGCCGCAACACCACCGTCATCCGCTCCAACTACCTGCTCGACGGCAACACCCAGTTCTACGAATTCTCGATGAAACTCTGGGAAGGCATGTCCCAGGCGCTCAATTTCAATGTGATGTTCTCGCAGCGCGGCCAGTTGGTGACCGCGCACTCGGCCGACCAGCTCGACAGCTTCAGCCACCGCGCCAATATCATGCGGCTGAACGGCATCGACGCCGACATTCTCGACCGCGACGACGTTCGCCGGCTAACGCCCTATCTCGACTTTTCCGACACGGCGCGCTTTCCCATCCACGGCGCGATATTCCAGGGCCGTGCCGGCACCGCGCGCCACGACGCCGTCGCCTGGGGCTATGCCCGCGCGGCTGACGCCCACGGGGTCGACATTATCCAGAATTGCGAGGTGACCGGCTTCGTCCGCGACGGCGAGAAAATCGTTGGCGTCGAGACCACGACGGGCCGGATCGGCGCCGGCAAGGTCGGGCTAGCGGTCGCCGGCCACACTTCCGTGCTCGGTGCGAAAGCCGGCCTGGAACTGCCGATCGAGAGCCATGTGCTGCAGGCCTTCGTCACCGAACCGCTGAAGCCGCTGGTCGACCATGTCGTCGCCTACGGCGCCGACCATTTCTACGTCAGCCAATCCGACAAGGGAGGACTGGTGTTCGGCGGCAATCTCGACGGCTACAATTCCTATGCCCAGCGCGGCAATCTCGGCGTCGTGCGCGAGGCGGCGGAGGCCGCGATTGCGCTGATGCCCTGCATCTCGCGCGTCCGACTGTTGCGCCATTGGGGCGGCGTCATGGATATGACGCCCGACGCCAGCCCGATCATCTGCCCTACCCCGGTTGAAGGCCTCTACCTGAACGGCGGCTGGTGCTACGGCGGCTTCAAGGCGACGCCTGCCTCCGGCTGGTGTTTTGCGCACACGCTCGCGACCGGAGAGCCGCATCCGCTGATCGCCGCCTACGGACTCGACCGCTTCCGCACCGGCCACACGCTGGATGAGGCCGGCGCCGGCCCGTCCGCCTGGCTGCAATAG
- the ehuB gene encoding ectoine/hydroxyectoine ABC transporter substrate-binding protein EhuB: protein MFKSPISRRTVVKAAAVLALAATSLASLPAQAQSTLERAKADGYIRVGFANEAPFGFATPDGKLTGEAPEVAKAVLAKMGIEQVDGVLTEFGSLIPGLKAGRFDIIAAGMFINPKRCAEINFSEPSYGIGQAMLVKEGNPKEIKDYSSFKDNPDLKLAVMAGAVEGGYAKDAGVAQEQLVVLPDQSSLVAAVQSGRADGAALTALSIADMAKKADGVESTTPFGEVAGKSVKGHGGFGFRKEDTDLLEAFNTELKTFLGSPEHIALVEPLGFGKDYLPNKTTAELCAE, encoded by the coding sequence ATGTTCAAGTCACCGATATCCCGCCGCACGGTCGTCAAAGCGGCTGCCGTTCTCGCGCTCGCCGCAACCTCGCTGGCTTCGCTGCCGGCTCAGGCCCAATCAACACTCGAACGCGCCAAGGCGGACGGCTATATCCGCGTCGGCTTCGCCAACGAGGCGCCGTTCGGCTTCGCGACCCCTGACGGCAAGCTGACCGGCGAGGCGCCCGAAGTTGCCAAGGCCGTGCTCGCCAAAATGGGTATTGAGCAGGTCGACGGCGTGCTGACCGAATTCGGCTCGCTCATCCCGGGCCTCAAGGCCGGCCGCTTCGACATCATCGCCGCCGGCATGTTCATCAATCCGAAGCGCTGCGCAGAGATCAATTTTTCCGAGCCGTCCTATGGCATCGGCCAGGCAATGCTGGTCAAGGAGGGCAATCCCAAGGAAATCAAGGATTACTCCTCATTCAAGGATAACCCCGACCTGAAGCTCGCCGTGATGGCGGGTGCAGTCGAGGGTGGTTATGCGAAGGACGCAGGCGTTGCCCAGGAACAGCTCGTGGTGCTTCCCGACCAGTCCAGCCTCGTTGCGGCGGTCCAGTCCGGCCGCGCCGACGGCGCGGCTCTGACCGCGCTTTCCATCGCCGACATGGCCAAGAAGGCCGACGGCGTCGAATCGACCACGCCGTTCGGCGAAGTGGCCGGAAAATCGGTGAAGGGTCATGGCGGCTTCGGCTTCCGCAAGGAAGACACCGATCTCCTGGAGGCCTTCAACACCGAACTCAAGACGTTTCTCGGCTCGCCGGAGCATATTGCGCTGGTCGAGCCTCTGGGTTTCGGCAAGGACTACCTGCCGAACAAGACGACCGCGGAGCTTTGCGCGGAATAG